One genomic window of Phragmitibacter flavus includes the following:
- a CDS encoding dihydrodipicolinate synthase family protein, translating to MQTSLLKGIVPPVITPLKSRDELDVGGLEKVIEHLLSGGVHGVFALGTTGEFASLSEEMKRDVVTHVCREIKGRVTVLVGITHTSPADSLKLARYAADQGAHALVLSTPYYFALSQVELLEYFEKMVPQLPLPVYLYNIPACTKVSIEIDTARRALELPNVVGFKDSSGNMGYFQQLLQLQNESNAWSLLMGPEELVGEAVLMGAQGGVCGGANLFPRLFVNLYEAAERGDVAEVKRLQQVVMNLASTLYRTGSYGSSFVKSLKCAMSLLGLCEDAMAGPFEKFDGEHRQRVAKVLDELDINLIRATSGPV from the coding sequence ATGCAAACATCATTACTGAAGGGCATTGTTCCGCCGGTCATTACGCCGTTAAAATCGCGTGACGAGCTGGATGTGGGGGGACTGGAGAAGGTCATTGAACATCTCTTGTCGGGTGGTGTGCATGGGGTGTTTGCGTTGGGCACGACGGGAGAGTTTGCCAGCTTGAGCGAGGAGATGAAGCGGGATGTGGTCACGCATGTATGCCGCGAAATTAAAGGAAGAGTTACAGTTCTGGTGGGGATCACCCACACCTCTCCAGCAGACAGCTTAAAGCTTGCGAGATATGCTGCGGATCAGGGAGCACATGCACTGGTGCTATCAACGCCCTATTACTTTGCATTGAGTCAGGTGGAACTGCTGGAATATTTCGAGAAGATGGTTCCGCAACTGCCTTTGCCGGTCTATCTGTATAACATTCCCGCCTGCACCAAAGTGAGCATCGAGATTGACACGGCACGCAGGGCTCTTGAGCTGCCGAATGTGGTGGGATTCAAAGACAGCTCAGGGAACATGGGGTATTTCCAGCAACTGCTGCAGTTGCAAAACGAAAGCAACGCGTGGTCGTTATTGATGGGCCCGGAGGAACTGGTTGGCGAGGCGGTGTTGATGGGTGCCCAGGGTGGGGTGTGCGGAGGAGCGAATCTGTTTCCACGTTTGTTCGTGAACTTGTATGAAGCGGCTGAGCGCGGTGATGTAGCCGAAGTGAAGCGGTTGCAGCAGGTGGTGATGAATCTGGCGTCAACGCTGTATAGGACGGGCTCTTACGGATCCAGTTTCGTGAAAAGTTTGAAGTGTGCGATGAGCCTGTTGGGTCTTTGTGAAGACGCGATGGCGGGTCCATTTGAGAAGTTTGATGGCGAACATCGTCAGAGGGTGGCGAAGGTGCTCGATGAATTGGATATCAATTTAATCAGAGCGACGTCGGGACCGGTTTAA
- a CDS encoding fucose isomerase has protein sequence MKSKKTIQLIASGDLRLSANQTCWAAQEAMEALLVEAVESEGYQVVRGHAYDKKLKHGFIASQREGMEVFRRLDPKAPLIVAEAVWQYSHHVLAGLTTHRGPILTVANWSGQWPGLVGMLNLNGSLTKAGVKYSTLWSEDFTDDFFKRKLKAWLKEGRVQHDLSHVRALNECTAPIRARSLGRSLAKQLREDKAIMGVFDEGCMGMFNAIIPDQVLHSTGVFKERMSQSSLYHEVTQTRHEEAEVVLSWLMKKGMKFHFGDDHTTLLTRAQVLLQCKMYVAALRLADDFGCDTIGIQYQQGLKDLLPASDLVEGMLNNADRPPVRSRDGKRVLFKGEPLVHFNEVDECAGLDGLMTLRVHRALGQPVESTLHDIRWGEVYGDEYVWVLLISGAAPPAHFVDGWKGADGHRQPAMYFPNGGSTLRGVSKPGEIVWSRVYVQDEGLHLDIGRGHVVELPNEETERRWQMTTPQWPIMHAVLNGVSRDQLMAKHQANHIQVAYATDANAANHCLYTKASFAQALGMKVNVCGDLG, from the coding sequence ATGAAATCAAAGAAGACCATCCAACTAATCGCCAGCGGTGACCTGCGGCTTTCTGCCAATCAAACCTGTTGGGCTGCCCAGGAGGCAATGGAGGCGCTATTGGTCGAAGCGGTTGAGTCAGAAGGTTATCAAGTGGTTCGCGGCCATGCCTATGACAAGAAGTTGAAGCACGGGTTTATTGCAAGTCAGCGGGAAGGGATGGAAGTCTTTCGGAGGCTAGATCCGAAAGCGCCCTTGATCGTGGCCGAGGCAGTGTGGCAATACTCCCATCATGTTCTTGCGGGCTTAACGACCCACAGAGGTCCCATTCTGACGGTGGCCAACTGGAGTGGCCAATGGCCGGGGTTGGTGGGCATGTTGAATCTAAATGGTTCATTGACCAAGGCCGGGGTGAAGTATTCGACTTTGTGGAGTGAGGATTTCACTGACGACTTTTTCAAGAGGAAACTTAAGGCATGGTTGAAGGAGGGCAGGGTGCAGCATGATTTGAGTCATGTGCGAGCCTTGAACGAATGCACCGCCCCAATCAGGGCGCGTTCTCTGGGCAGATCGCTGGCGAAGCAGTTGCGCGAGGACAAGGCGATCATGGGTGTGTTTGATGAGGGTTGCATGGGCATGTTTAACGCGATCATTCCAGATCAGGTTTTGCATTCGACTGGGGTGTTCAAGGAGAGGATGAGCCAGTCATCGCTGTATCATGAAGTCACGCAGACCCGTCATGAAGAGGCGGAAGTGGTGTTGTCATGGTTGATGAAGAAGGGGATGAAGTTCCATTTTGGAGACGATCATACGACGCTGTTGACGCGGGCTCAGGTGCTTTTGCAGTGCAAGATGTATGTGGCGGCATTGCGACTGGCGGATGATTTTGGATGCGACACCATTGGCATTCAATATCAGCAAGGATTGAAGGATCTTTTGCCGGCCAGTGACTTGGTGGAGGGCATGCTGAACAATGCGGATCGTCCTCCGGTAAGGAGTCGCGATGGCAAGCGGGTGTTGTTCAAAGGGGAGCCACTGGTGCATTTTAATGAAGTGGATGAGTGCGCTGGATTGGATGGATTGATGACCTTGCGGGTGCATCGTGCGTTGGGTCAACCTGTGGAGTCCACGTTGCATGACATTCGCTGGGGTGAGGTTTATGGGGATGAGTATGTGTGGGTGTTGTTGATTAGTGGTGCGGCACCACCAGCCCATTTTGTGGATGGCTGGAAAGGGGCGGATGGGCATCGACAACCTGCGATGTATTTCCCCAACGGCGGCAGCACCTTGCGCGGAGTTTCAAAACCGGGCGAGATCGTCTGGTCGAGGGTGTATGTGCAGGACGAAGGCTTGCATTTGGACATTGGACGTGGACACGTCGTGGAGTTGCCAAACGAGGAGACCGAGCGTCGCTGGCAGATGACGACACCACAATGGCCGATCATGCACGCGGTGCTGAACGGTGTGAGCAGGGATCAGTTGATGGCAAAGCATCAGGCCAATCATATTCAGGTGGCCTATGCGACGGATGCAAACGCGGCGAATCATTGCCTTTACACCAAGGCGTCTTTTGCCCAGGCGTTGGGGATGAAGGTGAATGTGTGCGGTGATCTCGGGTAA
- a CDS encoding O-antigen ligase family protein, whose product MNSESISSSLPKKDRDIVAADTDALSSESLSGTTSVWKLLLVAAVPVVTVLTCGARAPWALATLALLVGTCILLMPPIGRIPLKVWVLPALALLLSLTFALPVVGELPDWRQALQRDFQIDTGNLHSPQPWTSSEKWILVTLVLVWMAFVISRGFADGERRIILRAMVVGLTAIAALAVWIKLRNVAGPSFWARDNLEPFQYGPFPNRNHFSGMCAVTGILAFVCTYDSFRRRHFGWVLFAICLAICFAALMLNTSRFGVVMFFAGCGGWMLTATLRSQSAHKMALFSSLFLIGTTFLLIFGQRIIQRFIGEGDVVATLASDGRLSLFGRVLKLIPEAPWMGWGIGNFDPIFNMLDGAPNTIYRASHPENDLLWFAAESGVPAALCMVLGIIVLAIQFGPWRPRNEKHNRRDRRLRNAAAISALAIVAQSLVDIPLHMLGLAVLFATLAGLGYNPHSLLPQPSSRRWLHVPAALFCFAAAILWISVARLTPLMPTDTYARQLYRGSTQMMIENRNAEALELINGAAIIRPLHWEIYFQRASIKLALGYSPQEALPDFARSRALEKYLTRFVAAEAQIWAIHHPPFAMAAYGEAIRRDRSSSQNYFYSAMEIARLHPELRSDARAMALKDPKLHLIFTLLSDGEEFSRELQALLTEHPELAIYNKAERLSLFQAWHAKADRSKLVRALQDKPAWLADGWSVLATDHALQGDFQSACKIAFDHLDPPFATSPPGNLSVDELNRLYLGNPTDIARGLQLYETLKLHDRIDEALQVLEELALLPSVPNKVIYEKALILNQKKEYAKSWETLQTYMNKISAS is encoded by the coding sequence GTGAATTCAGAATCCATCTCCAGCTCTCTTCCAAAAAAAGATCGCGACATCGTTGCTGCTGACACCGACGCCCTTTCAAGTGAGTCGCTTTCCGGCACGACTTCAGTATGGAAGCTGCTGCTGGTGGCTGCCGTGCCGGTGGTCACGGTATTGACCTGTGGAGCCAGAGCTCCTTGGGCGCTGGCAACGTTGGCGCTGCTGGTGGGAACGTGCATTTTGCTCATGCCTCCAATAGGGCGAATCCCGCTAAAGGTATGGGTCCTGCCGGCTCTGGCGCTGCTGTTGAGCCTCACTTTCGCCCTGCCGGTGGTCGGAGAACTGCCAGATTGGCGACAAGCGTTGCAACGGGATTTTCAGATTGATACAGGAAACCTCCATTCTCCCCAACCATGGACTAGCTCGGAAAAATGGATATTGGTGACCCTGGTTTTGGTCTGGATGGCATTTGTCATCAGTCGGGGGTTTGCTGATGGCGAGCGCCGCATCATTCTAAGGGCCATGGTCGTGGGTCTAACGGCCATCGCTGCGTTGGCAGTCTGGATCAAGTTGCGCAATGTTGCTGGGCCATCGTTCTGGGCTCGGGACAACCTTGAGCCCTTTCAATATGGACCCTTCCCCAACAGAAATCACTTTTCAGGCATGTGTGCGGTGACAGGCATTCTCGCGTTTGTCTGCACCTACGATTCGTTTCGACGCAGACACTTCGGGTGGGTATTGTTTGCCATCTGTCTTGCCATATGTTTTGCCGCCCTGATGCTCAACACCTCGCGGTTTGGGGTGGTCATGTTTTTTGCCGGATGCGGTGGTTGGATGCTCACTGCCACTTTGCGTAGTCAGTCAGCTCACAAGATGGCCCTTTTTTCCTCGTTGTTCCTGATCGGCACCACTTTTCTTCTGATCTTTGGCCAGCGAATCATTCAACGATTTATCGGAGAAGGTGATGTCGTGGCTACCCTTGCCTCAGACGGACGCCTTTCTCTGTTTGGAAGAGTGCTCAAACTCATTCCCGAGGCACCCTGGATGGGTTGGGGGATTGGAAACTTTGATCCCATCTTCAACATGCTTGATGGTGCCCCCAATACCATCTATCGCGCCTCCCACCCTGAGAACGACCTGCTGTGGTTCGCCGCTGAAAGTGGAGTTCCAGCCGCACTCTGCATGGTGCTTGGGATCATCGTCCTTGCCATTCAATTCGGCCCATGGCGGCCTAGAAATGAAAAACACAACCGCCGTGATCGTCGACTGCGCAACGCCGCTGCCATCTCGGCATTGGCAATCGTTGCCCAGAGTCTCGTCGACATTCCGCTACACATGCTCGGATTGGCCGTGCTCTTTGCCACTCTGGCCGGGCTGGGATACAACCCGCACTCGTTGTTACCCCAGCCTTCAAGCCGACGATGGCTTCATGTCCCGGCGGCTTTGTTTTGTTTTGCCGCAGCCATCCTATGGATCAGTGTCGCCCGCCTAACACCACTCATGCCGACAGATACTTATGCCAGGCAGTTGTATCGCGGTTCAACTCAAATGATGATTGAGAATCGTAACGCCGAAGCGTTGGAGCTCATCAACGGCGCTGCGATCATCCGCCCGTTGCATTGGGAAATCTATTTTCAAAGGGCCTCAATCAAACTTGCCCTCGGTTACTCTCCACAAGAGGCATTGCCCGACTTTGCCCGGAGCCGGGCCTTGGAAAAATATTTGACCCGCTTTGTCGCAGCGGAAGCCCAGATTTGGGCAATTCATCATCCTCCCTTTGCCATGGCCGCTTATGGCGAAGCGATTCGCCGCGACAGGTCATCATCCCAAAACTACTTCTACTCCGCGATGGAGATTGCCAGGCTCCATCCTGAACTTCGATCGGATGCGCGTGCCATGGCGCTGAAAGATCCCAAGTTGCATCTCATCTTCACGCTCCTCTCTGATGGAGAAGAGTTCTCCCGCGAGCTGCAGGCCTTGCTGACCGAACATCCAGAACTGGCCATTTACAACAAGGCAGAACGACTTAGTCTGTTTCAGGCCTGGCATGCCAAGGCGGATCGATCTAAGCTGGTTCGTGCTCTGCAGGACAAACCCGCATGGCTCGCCGATGGATGGAGCGTGCTCGCCACGGATCATGCATTGCAAGGCGACTTCCAGTCGGCCTGCAAGATTGCCTTCGACCATCTGGATCCGCCATTTGCCACCTCCCCGCCCGGTAACTTGAGTGTGGATGAATTGAACCGTCTCTATCTGGGGAATCCAACCGACATCGCTCGCGGACTGCAGCTCTATGAAACCCTCAAGCTCCATGATCGAATTGATGAGGCCCTCCAAGTTCTTGAAGAGTTGGCCCTGCTTCCCTCGGTTCCCAACAAGGTCATTTATGAAAAGGCTCTGATTCTGAATCAGAAGAAGGAATATGCAAAATCTTGGGAGACGCTGCAGACCTACATGAACAAAATCAGCGCGTCCTAG
- a CDS encoding MraY family glycosyltransferase: MWQLDTISLLFVGALILSAATTWLLLRNGGKFGMDKPDSYRKQHEKPISRLGGLPIVLALAAGFVVLAYRQPEFAHKWLPIIATNVLIFIVGFLDDLHPLGARIKLVGQIGVAMVLYSLGISIDMLSNPLGAGNFSLGWWSLPLTVIWLVSIPNIINLIDGMDGLATGFGMFLCVTLAFIGHFANMADVVLMSTVMAGALAGFLIFNFPPARIFLGDGGAYLIGFFVASVSLVSSNKGAVMAGLLVMLIALGVPILDTLFAIIRRAVRGVPIFRADAEHIHHRLMVLGFSKAKALVALYSVCLVLSLMGISVLWSRGISLPIVGAVVFLLALSAARYLGYVRSWRTLKAQFQEAMVRRQQMLFTNAYTRVLEWEIERCKSGDEFETLLMHTIDRVGLSPDPRPGFKPSVLTLSNDRMVTLYFPGPEDAEPLWRARTDLFTIVLSLAQEKWGESCTSRLHAIPTEAAIQPINALH, translated from the coding sequence ATGTGGCAACTTGATACCATTTCCCTCCTCTTTGTCGGCGCACTGATTTTATCGGCGGCCACCACCTGGCTGCTGCTGCGTAATGGTGGAAAGTTTGGGATGGACAAACCGGACAGCTACCGCAAACAGCATGAAAAACCTATTTCACGACTGGGTGGACTGCCCATCGTGCTCGCGCTCGCGGCAGGGTTCGTGGTCCTCGCTTATCGGCAGCCAGAGTTTGCCCATAAGTGGCTGCCGATCATCGCCACCAATGTGTTGATCTTTATCGTGGGTTTTCTGGACGACCTGCATCCGCTCGGAGCAAGAATTAAGCTGGTGGGACAGATCGGGGTGGCCATGGTGCTTTACTCATTGGGCATCTCGATCGACATGTTGTCCAACCCTCTTGGTGCCGGAAATTTTTCGCTGGGTTGGTGGAGCCTGCCATTGACCGTGATATGGCTGGTGTCGATCCCCAACATCATCAACCTCATTGATGGGATGGACGGGTTGGCCACGGGATTCGGAATGTTCCTCTGCGTGACCCTGGCGTTCATTGGCCATTTTGCGAACATGGCTGATGTGGTGTTGATGTCGACGGTCATGGCGGGTGCCCTTGCAGGTTTTCTCATCTTCAATTTTCCTCCGGCGCGGATCTTTCTAGGAGATGGGGGAGCCTATCTGATAGGATTTTTTGTCGCTTCCGTGTCGCTGGTCAGCTCCAACAAAGGGGCGGTGATGGCGGGTCTTCTGGTCATGCTGATCGCCTTGGGGGTGCCCATTCTTGACACGCTATTTGCCATCATCAGACGCGCGGTTCGCGGGGTGCCAATTTTTCGGGCCGATGCTGAGCACATTCATCATCGCCTGATGGTGCTCGGGTTTAGCAAGGCCAAAGCATTGGTGGCTCTCTACAGTGTGTGCCTGGTGCTTAGTCTGATGGGCATCTCCGTCCTGTGGAGTCGCGGGATTTCTCTTCCCATTGTCGGAGCGGTGGTGTTCCTCCTCGCCTTGAGCGCGGCACGATATCTCGGCTATGTGCGTAGTTGGAGGACCCTGAAGGCGCAGTTTCAGGAAGCCATGGTGAGGCGCCAGCAGATGCTTTTCACCAATGCTTATACAAGAGTCTTGGAGTGGGAAATCGAACGCTGCAAAAGTGGTGATGAGTTTGAAACCTTGCTGATGCATACGATTGACCGGGTTGGACTCAGCCCTGATCCCCGGCCTGGATTCAAACCGTCGGTGTTGACGCTTTCCAACGACCGCATGGTGACGCTATATTTTCCGGGACCCGAGGATGCAGAACCTCTTTGGAGGGCGCGCACCGACTTGTTCACCATTGTCTTGAGCCTGGCTCAGGAAAAATGGGGCGAAAGCTGCACAAGCCGCCTTCATGCAATCCCGACTGAAGCGGCCATACAGCCGATCAATGCACTTCATTAA
- a CDS encoding glycosyltransferase family 4 protein → MRILFLNQCFHPDEVATAVYLKQLATELVRKGHEVTVIASNRGYNHPEVHYPSRENWMGIEIRRIWTPGLGKRSIWRRVVDSGVFWLNAARMLVFASKPDVIVSLTSPPLISVLGALAARWHGCRSMIWLMDMNPDQAVANGVFRQGSWIERSLSTLLNWSFHQATRIVVLDRFMAQRLRDKGVADEAIRVEPPWANDHELRIDETGRAEFRSEHGLPDKFVVMYSGNHSPCHPLDTLLEATLRLRERSELCFLFVGDGSEHRKVKLFAEQHQLRNILCLPYQPLERLSASLSAADLHLVVMGDLYVGIVHPCKIYNILSLGLPFLFVGPSPSHGSDMVDALNLPKYARRTGHGDIDNMVKCLEKALVLGPCPPSVELQHYSSQFAFKNLCPRLVAEIEAMAMKL, encoded by the coding sequence ATGCGAATCTTGTTTCTAAATCAGTGTTTCCATCCTGACGAAGTGGCCACGGCAGTCTATCTCAAACAACTGGCAACAGAGTTGGTGAGAAAGGGTCATGAGGTCACGGTGATTGCATCCAACCGGGGATACAACCACCCCGAGGTTCACTATCCATCCAGAGAGAACTGGATGGGAATAGAGATCCGTCGAATCTGGACGCCGGGCTTGGGCAAACGATCGATCTGGCGTCGTGTGGTTGACTCGGGAGTGTTCTGGTTGAATGCCGCGAGGATGCTGGTGTTTGCATCGAAGCCCGATGTCATAGTAAGTCTGACTTCGCCTCCCCTGATCTCGGTTCTGGGCGCACTTGCAGCCCGATGGCACGGCTGTCGGTCGATGATCTGGTTGATGGACATGAATCCCGATCAGGCCGTTGCCAATGGAGTTTTCCGTCAAGGGAGCTGGATTGAGCGCAGTTTGTCCACGCTGCTCAACTGGAGTTTTCACCAGGCTACGAGGATCGTGGTATTGGATCGATTCATGGCGCAGCGTCTTCGCGACAAGGGTGTGGCTGATGAGGCGATCCGAGTGGAGCCACCGTGGGCGAACGACCATGAACTCCGGATTGACGAAACCGGTCGGGCAGAATTCAGAAGTGAACATGGATTGCCCGACAAGTTTGTGGTGATGTATTCTGGCAATCACAGCCCCTGTCATCCTCTGGACACCCTCCTTGAGGCAACATTAAGACTGCGCGAACGTTCCGAACTCTGCTTTCTGTTTGTTGGTGATGGAAGTGAACATCGAAAGGTGAAGCTTTTTGCCGAACAACATCAGCTGCGAAACATCCTGTGCCTCCCCTATCAGCCATTGGAGCGGCTGTCGGCCTCTCTTTCTGCCGCTGATTTGCATCTGGTGGTCATGGGTGATCTTTATGTTGGCATCGTTCACCCCTGCAAAATCTACAACATTTTATCGCTGGGCCTTCCCTTTTTGTTCGTCGGTCCAAGTCCGAGCCATGGGAGCGACATGGTCGATGCCCTGAACCTTCCGAAATATGCCCGTCGGACTGGACATGGGGACATCGACAACATGGTGAAGTGTCTCGAAAAAGCCTTGGTATTGGGTCCCTGCCCGCCATCCGTGGAGTTGCAACACTACTCCAGTCAGTTTGCATTCAAGAATTTGTGCCCCCGGCTGGTTGCTGAAATCGAAGCTATGGCTATGAAGCTGTAA
- a CDS encoding glycosyltransferase yields the protein MTSAHTVHLVVPCFRESQRIPSFLAELVREMDRLGGVAVLVVDDGSGATEVTRMKAVVDELRPKFLCLRPLLALPENVGKGGAVYASWAAHEMQDWLMFVDADGSVTASEVSRLIAHVRSNNTTAQAFFGSRVKMLGRKVDRLLQRHLMGRIFATLVSEMLDVAVYDSQCGLKMVERNLFSRVQPQLQTRGFAFDVELMVSVLDSGGSIEEFPIDWHETPGGKVRLLVDSWGMLLEILAIKKRRGRVASV from the coding sequence ATGACATCTGCTCACACCGTTCATCTGGTAGTCCCCTGCTTTCGCGAAAGCCAGCGCATCCCAAGTTTTCTGGCCGAGTTGGTGCGGGAAATGGATCGCCTGGGAGGGGTGGCGGTGCTGGTCGTTGATGACGGCAGTGGTGCCACTGAAGTAACCCGGATGAAGGCTGTGGTGGATGAATTGCGGCCGAAGTTCCTGTGTTTGCGGCCACTCCTGGCATTGCCTGAGAATGTCGGTAAAGGAGGTGCCGTGTATGCGAGCTGGGCGGCTCATGAGATGCAGGATTGGTTGATGTTTGTCGATGCCGACGGTTCGGTCACGGCATCGGAGGTCTCGCGTCTGATCGCGCATGTAAGATCAAACAACACTACTGCGCAGGCTTTTTTTGGTTCGCGGGTGAAGATGCTGGGGCGAAAGGTTGACCGTCTTCTGCAGCGTCACCTGATGGGAAGAATCTTCGCAACGTTGGTTTCGGAAATGCTAGACGTGGCCGTTTATGACAGTCAGTGTGGCCTCAAAATGGTGGAGCGAAACCTCTTTAGTCGGGTTCAACCCCAGTTGCAGACAAGGGGCTTTGCTTTCGATGTGGAGTTGATGGTGTCGGTGTTGGATTCAGGAGGTTCTATTGAAGAATTCCCGATTGATTGGCATGAAACGCCAGGTGGAAAGGTGCGATTGTTGGTCGACTCCTGGGGCATGCTCCTCGAAATTTTGGCGATAAAAAAACGCCGCGGTCGGGTGGCGTCTGTGTAG
- a CDS encoding glycosyltransferase family 2 protein — protein MSLPVSICIPVRNEEKNLPDCLASLGEFDEVVVVDSGSSDRTVEIARAAGATVLRFEWDGGFPKKRNWALRNHVFKHPWVLFLDADERMNTAMVNELGKTLPNTTHSGFWISFTNWFMGRPLHHGDVFHKLSLFRVGHGEYERFPEEFWSRLDMEIHEHPVLQGSVGELRTRLEHYDYRGLENYFARHNEYSTWEANRYQWFKRQASAEDWAKLNTRQRFKYRHLDKWWLGTFYFLMAYLAKKGFLDGYRGWIFNRLKQRYFADIRLKILEMESGKSSN, from the coding sequence ATGTCATTGCCTGTTTCCATCTGCATCCCTGTGCGCAATGAGGAAAAGAACTTGCCTGATTGCCTGGCGAGTTTGGGAGAGTTTGATGAGGTGGTGGTGGTGGACTCGGGAAGTTCTGACAGGACGGTCGAAATTGCGCGGGCGGCGGGTGCTACGGTGTTGCGCTTTGAATGGGACGGAGGGTTTCCGAAAAAACGTAACTGGGCGCTTCGAAACCATGTTTTCAAACATCCATGGGTGCTGTTTCTGGATGCGGATGAAAGGATGAACACCGCCATGGTGAATGAGCTTGGGAAGACGCTGCCGAATACCACTCATTCAGGATTCTGGATTTCTTTTACCAATTGGTTCATGGGACGTCCGCTCCATCATGGTGATGTGTTTCACAAGCTGTCGCTCTTCCGGGTGGGACATGGAGAATACGAGCGGTTTCCAGAAGAGTTTTGGAGCCGTTTGGACATGGAAATTCATGAACACCCGGTGTTGCAGGGTTCCGTTGGAGAACTCCGCACACGACTCGAACACTACGACTACCGAGGTTTGGAGAATTACTTTGCCCGACACAATGAGTATTCCACTTGGGAGGCCAATCGCTACCAGTGGTTCAAAAGGCAAGCTTCAGCGGAAGACTGGGCAAAACTCAATACCCGTCAGCGATTCAAATATCGCCATCTCGACAAATGGTGGCTGGGGACCTTTTACTTCCTTATGGCTTACCTCGCCAAAAAAGGATTTTTGGATGGTTATCGAGGCTGGATTTTTAACCGGCTTAAACAGCGCTATTTTGCTGACATCCGACTTAAGATCCTGGAGATGGAAAGCGGAAAAAGCTCAAACTAG
- a CDS encoding putative colanic acid biosynthesis acetyltransferase, whose translation MNTSSSGIQSNRSSRKWTRNELLARALWSFVHPLYRFSPRLLWGWRRFMLRCFGAKVGDQVHIHPTAKVFIPWNLEIGDWSAIGFDVCVYNLGPLKIGQNVTISQRAHLCGGSHDFTDASMPLIKAPITVQNDVWICADAFIGPGVIIGERAVVGARSVVVKNVSDSIIVAGNPAKEIGHR comes from the coding sequence ATGAACACGTCTTCATCGGGTATTCAATCGAATCGGTCCAGTCGCAAGTGGACCAGGAATGAATTGCTGGCCCGAGCTCTATGGAGCTTTGTGCATCCTTTGTATCGATTCAGCCCCCGTCTTCTATGGGGGTGGCGACGCTTCATGCTCCGTTGTTTTGGGGCCAAAGTTGGCGATCAGGTGCATATCCATCCGACGGCAAAGGTGTTCATTCCCTGGAACTTGGAGATTGGGGATTGGAGCGCAATTGGGTTTGATGTTTGTGTTTACAATCTGGGGCCTCTCAAAATAGGACAAAATGTGACCATTTCCCAACGGGCCCATCTTTGTGGCGGTTCGCATGACTTCACGGATGCATCAATGCCCTTGATCAAAGCCCCCATCACGGTGCAAAATGATGTCTGGATCTGTGCTGACGCTTTCATCGGACCTGGAGTAATTATTGGAGAGCGGGCGGTCGTTGGCGCTCGTTCAGTGGTCGTCAAAAACGTGTCAGATTCGATCATCGTCGCTGGAAACCCGGCCAAAGAAATAGGTCATAGATAG